In Amycolatopsis methanolica 239, a single genomic region encodes these proteins:
- a CDS encoding bifunctional phosphatase PAP2/diacylglycerol kinase family protein, which produces MRRWVSRVDRQVFARVAATDSALLDRVLPRLGRAANYGGLWWAVSGTLAATRNRRARRAALRGMLALGIASATANGLSKRVIRRTRPSTVAIPPVRQLRRAPWTTSFPSGHSASAAAFATGAALEWPALGVPIGALAAGVATSRVVTGAHYPSDVLAGVGIGLTAGLVTLSWWPRTPAGPSDAESCPAPALPTGEGLVLVANSSAGSAGATILDRVAAELPQAKIVEPADGDDLTDVITEAARTCRVLGVAGGDGTINVAARVAAEHDVPLLVVPAGTLNHFARDLGVETPDDAITALRAGSAVRIDLGVADSQVFVNTCSTGLYTDLVRYREKWEKRIGKWPAVLVGLVHVLRRAKPQELVVNDERRRVWMIFAGNGAYRPRGFAPTYRPSLHDGLLDIRVVYAESPFARTRVVLAALTGTLRWCTPYQDRPAAPQLKISAPEGRLRLAVDGELTQVPPDVTLHKNRGALVVYR; this is translated from the coding sequence ATGCGGCGATGGGTGTCCCGGGTGGATCGGCAGGTGTTCGCGCGGGTGGCGGCGACCGATTCCGCGCTTCTGGACCGGGTGCTGCCCCGCCTCGGCCGCGCGGCCAACTACGGCGGCCTGTGGTGGGCGGTCAGCGGCACGCTCGCCGCGACGCGCAACCGCCGCGCGCGCCGCGCCGCCCTGCGCGGGATGCTGGCGCTGGGCATCGCGAGCGCGACGGCCAACGGTTTGAGCAAGCGGGTCATCCGCCGCACCCGCCCGTCGACGGTCGCCATCCCGCCGGTCCGGCAGTTGCGGCGCGCGCCGTGGACGACGTCCTTCCCGTCCGGGCACTCCGCGTCGGCGGCTGCTTTCGCCACCGGGGCCGCCCTGGAGTGGCCCGCGCTCGGCGTGCCGATCGGGGCGCTCGCCGCCGGGGTCGCCACTTCCCGCGTGGTCACTGGCGCCCATTACCCGTCCGACGTGCTCGCCGGGGTCGGTATCGGCCTGACCGCGGGCCTGGTCACGTTGTCGTGGTGGCCACGCACCCCGGCCGGCCCGTCGGATGCCGAATCGTGCCCGGCGCCCGCCCTGCCCACGGGCGAGGGGTTGGTCCTGGTGGCCAACTCGTCCGCGGGCAGCGCCGGCGCGACGATCCTGGACCGGGTCGCGGCGGAACTGCCGCAGGCCAAGATCGTCGAGCCTGCGGATGGCGACGACCTGACCGACGTGATCACCGAGGCCGCCCGGACCTGCCGGGTGCTGGGCGTCGCGGGCGGGGACGGCACGATCAACGTCGCCGCGCGGGTCGCCGCCGAGCACGACGTCCCGCTGCTCGTCGTTCCGGCGGGCACCCTCAACCACTTCGCGCGCGATCTCGGCGTGGAGACCCCGGACGACGCGATCACCGCGCTGCGGGCCGGTTCCGCGGTGCGGATCGACCTCGGGGTGGCGGACAGCCAGGTGTTCGTCAACACCTGCAGCACCGGTCTCTACACCGATCTCGTGCGGTACCGGGAGAAATGGGAGAAGCGGATCGGGAAGTGGCCTGCGGTGCTGGTCGGGCTGGTGCACGTCCTGCGCCGGGCGAAGCCGCAAGAGCTGGTGGTGAACGACGAGCGGCGCCGGGTGTGGATGATCTTCGCGGGCAACGGGGCGTACCGGCCGCGCGGGTTCGCGCCCACGTACCGCCCCAGCCTGCACGACGGGCTGCTCGACATCCGCGTGGTGTACGCGGAAAGCCCGTTCGCGCGCACGCGCGTCGTGCTGGCGGCGCTGACCGGAACGCTGCGCTGGTGCACGCCGTACCAGGACCGGCCCGCGGCGCCGCAACTGAAGATCAGCGCCCCGGAAGGCCGCCTGCGCCTGGCGGTGGACGGCGAGCTGACGCAGGTCCCGCCCGACGTGACGCTACACAAGAACCGGGGCGCGCTGGTGGTCTACCGCTGA
- a CDS encoding ATP-binding protein — protein sequence MGSPGEEPTFGELLLRHRRSARLTQADLAQASGVSVRALSDLERGRARAAQRRSTEALADALGLTGGNREDFLAAARDGRRRRSRPVVPFAGPPPAAVPDLVGRGHEIDMLRRAAADALTVPSGVVVSLVGHPGVGKTALARTAAHLLAAEFPDGFLSVDLRGMDDQPVTPRAALDVLLRGLHVPAAEIPAAVAEQSALFRSLLAGRRVLVLLDNAADEAQVRPLMATATGCLTLITCRRALAGLESARWLWLRPLETAEASALVAAIAGPDRVRAEPSAAGELAELCGNLPLAVRIAGNRLATRPHWTIAYLVDELRDESTRLAALSAGDLRVRSAFEMSHRRLSPAARLVFRRLAVIPGPDFDADLATVATGMATPDVRAHIDELVDANLLQAGSVPGRYTFHDLIRLFARERLAVEEDAGETSAATCSVLDHLLDTGIEAGRLFYPDALRDSLEASRFATREEAAAWLDAEAANWLAAQRAALAHGKHRQVVDLARALHWFSDGRIQQLPWDEVFALGVDAARALGSRADEAVLLNFLGWARYYCLGDNEGGRAAHEEALAIATEIGDRREQTWALGYLGSVLLRLGRPEEALDHVERSVGLADMDFWMGQGSIRNVLGKVLCAVGRPGEALLVHREVLADTERYRDDANPFTYRFFRALTFQLLGRALTETGDWPGGAEAFRTARRLFDEGGFPVPGGECAVQEGAAWRKAGRLSLAEGCLQAALQVFTQVLTRWQRAQALAELALVLDATGRGQLAAEHRREALALCEDLGTEAAADLAKRLLSGQG from the coding sequence ATGGGGTCGCCGGGGGAGGAGCCGACCTTCGGTGAACTGCTGCTACGCCATCGCCGCTCGGCCCGGCTCACCCAGGCCGACCTCGCGCAGGCCTCCGGGGTCAGCGTGCGTGCCCTGTCCGACCTGGAACGCGGCCGCGCCCGCGCCGCGCAGCGCCGCTCCACCGAAGCCCTCGCCGACGCGCTCGGGCTGACCGGCGGCAACCGCGAAGACTTCCTGGCCGCGGCCCGCGATGGCCGTCGCCGCAGGTCCAGACCAGTCGTGCCGTTCGCGGGGCCGCCGCCCGCCGCGGTGCCGGACCTGGTAGGCCGCGGTCACGAGATCGACATGTTGCGCCGCGCCGCGGCCGACGCGCTCACCGTCCCGAGCGGCGTGGTCGTGTCGCTCGTCGGGCACCCGGGCGTCGGCAAGACGGCACTGGCCCGCACGGCCGCGCACCTGCTGGCGGCCGAGTTCCCGGACGGTTTCCTGTCGGTCGACCTGCGCGGTATGGACGACCAGCCGGTCACCCCGCGCGCCGCACTGGACGTCCTGTTGCGTGGTCTGCACGTGCCTGCGGCGGAGATCCCGGCCGCGGTCGCCGAGCAGTCGGCGTTGTTCCGGTCGCTGCTGGCCGGCCGCCGGGTCCTGGTGCTGCTGGACAACGCGGCCGACGAGGCCCAGGTCCGCCCGCTGATGGCGACCGCGACCGGATGCCTGACGCTCATCACCTGCCGCCGCGCGCTGGCCGGGCTGGAGTCGGCGCGCTGGCTGTGGCTGCGGCCGCTGGAGACCGCGGAGGCCTCGGCGCTGGTCGCGGCGATCGCGGGGCCGGACCGGGTGCGCGCCGAGCCGTCCGCGGCGGGGGAACTGGCCGAGTTGTGCGGGAACCTGCCGCTCGCCGTGCGTATCGCGGGGAACCGGCTGGCGACCAGGCCGCACTGGACGATCGCCTACCTGGTCGACGAGTTGCGTGACGAGAGCACACGGCTGGCCGCGCTGTCGGCGGGGGACCTGCGGGTGCGGTCGGCGTTCGAGATGTCGCACCGCCGGCTGTCCCCCGCGGCGCGGCTGGTGTTCCGCCGCCTGGCGGTGATCCCGGGCCCGGACTTCGACGCCGACCTGGCGACTGTCGCCACCGGCATGGCGACCCCGGATGTGCGAGCCCACATCGACGAGCTGGTCGACGCGAACCTCCTGCAGGCGGGCAGCGTGCCCGGCCGCTACACCTTCCACGACCTGATCCGCCTGTTCGCGCGGGAGCGGCTGGCCGTCGAGGAGGACGCCGGCGAGACGTCGGCCGCGACGTGCTCGGTGCTGGACCACCTGCTGGACACCGGGATCGAGGCCGGGCGGCTGTTCTACCCGGACGCGCTGCGGGATTCGCTGGAGGCGAGCCGGTTCGCGACGCGTGAGGAGGCCGCGGCGTGGCTCGACGCGGAGGCGGCGAACTGGCTCGCCGCGCAGCGGGCCGCGCTCGCGCACGGCAAGCACCGGCAGGTGGTGGACCTGGCCAGGGCGCTGCACTGGTTCTCCGACGGCCGGATCCAGCAGCTGCCGTGGGACGAGGTGTTCGCGCTCGGCGTGGACGCGGCGCGGGCGCTGGGCAGCCGGGCGGACGAGGCGGTGTTGCTGAACTTCCTCGGCTGGGCGAGGTACTACTGCCTCGGTGACAACGAAGGCGGCCGCGCCGCGCACGAGGAGGCGCTGGCGATCGCGACCGAGATCGGCGACCGGCGCGAGCAGACGTGGGCGCTCGGGTACCTCGGTTCGGTGTTGCTGCGGCTGGGGCGGCCGGAGGAGGCGCTGGACCACGTCGAGCGGTCGGTCGGCTTGGCGGACATGGACTTCTGGATGGGGCAGGGGTCGATCCGCAACGTACTGGGGAAGGTGCTGTGCGCGGTCGGCCGTCCCGGCGAGGCGCTGCTGGTGCACCGCGAGGTGCTGGCCGACACTGAACGCTACCGTGACGACGCGAACCCGTTCACGTACCGGTTCTTCCGCGCGCTGACGTTCCAGTTGCTCGGCAGGGCGCTGACGGAGACCGGTGATTGGCCGGGTGGCGCCGAGGCGTTCCGGACCGCGCGGAGGTTGTTCGACGAGGGCGGTTTTCCCGTGCCGGGCGGCGAATGCGCGGTCCAGGAGGGCGCGGCATGGCGGAAAGCCGGGCGGCTGAGCCTGGCGGAAGGCTGCCTGCAGGCGGCGCTCCAGGTGTTCACGCAGGTGCTGACGCGCTGGCAGCGGGCGCAGGCGCTCGCGGAGCTGGCGCTGGTGCTGGACGCGACCGGACGAGGCCAGTTGGCGGCGGAACATCGTCGGGAGGCGCTCGCCCTGTGCGAGGACCTGGGTACTGAGGCTGCCGCGGATCTGGCGAAGCGCTTGTTGTCCGGGCAGGGGTGA
- a CDS encoding SRPBCC family protein: MGQSGPSATGRIEIAAEPARVYDLVSDPGVLAELAEEYSGFRWLRGVNGARVGARFRGINRRGVRLWSTVSTITDADAGKRFAFEVRSLGIPVSRWQYDIEPAGDGCVVTESTWDKRPGWFRAPSSLVTGVWQREDKNRANIAATLQRLKTRAEHP; this comes from the coding sequence ATGGGGCAGTCGGGGCCGAGTGCCACGGGCCGGATCGAGATCGCGGCCGAACCGGCGCGGGTGTACGACCTCGTGAGCGATCCCGGCGTGCTCGCCGAGCTGGCCGAGGAGTACAGCGGGTTCCGATGGCTGCGCGGGGTGAACGGCGCCCGGGTCGGTGCGCGGTTCCGCGGGATCAACCGCCGTGGTGTGCGGTTGTGGAGCACCGTCAGCACGATCACCGACGCGGACGCGGGGAAGCGCTTCGCCTTCGAGGTGCGTTCGCTGGGCATCCCGGTTTCCCGGTGGCAGTACGACATCGAGCCCGCCGGCGACGGCTGCGTGGTGACCGAAAGCACGTGGGACAAGCGGCCGGGCTGGTTCCGCGCGCCGAGTTCACTGGTGACCGGCGTGTGGCAGCGCGAGGACAAGAACCGCGCCAACATCGCCGCGACGCTCCAGCGCCTGAAGACCCGCGCCGAACACCCCTGA
- a CDS encoding ESX secretion-associated protein EspG gives MTPRRPDFVLSAPEFDLLWGDLDLPPVPYPLRVPSVGRTFAVRARLTDEVYRSCAERGLASGRRLDPRLAALLAMLAVPEVSVDAVGHIGYPVRAIAAAAGRTGLLAVLAGGEIWLTEIPPTALVPEIVAVFPPGAPGAPVDPFAVDALAGSRSSGGQIGVHAGVRSSTVVTWFDSSRGRYLVSRDSDGITVTPTDDTRLADRVTALLTSAAKIHTVGM, from the coding sequence ATGACCCCCCGAAGACCCGACTTCGTCCTGTCCGCACCCGAGTTCGACCTGCTCTGGGGCGACCTCGACCTGCCACCCGTGCCGTACCCGCTGCGGGTGCCCAGCGTCGGCCGCACGTTCGCCGTCCGGGCCCGGCTCACCGACGAGGTGTACCGGTCGTGCGCGGAACGCGGCCTGGCATCCGGTCGTCGGCTCGATCCCCGGCTGGCGGCGCTGCTCGCCATGCTGGCCGTGCCGGAAGTGTCGGTCGACGCCGTCGGGCACATCGGCTACCCGGTCCGCGCCATCGCCGCGGCCGCGGGCCGGACCGGGCTGTTGGCGGTGCTCGCCGGCGGCGAGATCTGGTTGACCGAGATCCCGCCCACCGCGCTGGTTCCGGAGATCGTCGCGGTGTTCCCGCCCGGCGCCCCCGGCGCGCCAGTGGATCCGTTCGCAGTGGACGCTCTGGCCGGAAGCCGTTCCAGCGGTGGGCAGATCGGTGTGCACGCCGGCGTGCGATCGTCCACTGTGGTCACCTGGTTCGACTCGTCGCGCGGCCGGTACCTCGTGTCCCGCGACAGCGACGGCATCACCGTCACCCCCACCGACGACACCCGTCTTGCCGATCGCGTGACCGCGCTGTTGACGAGCGCAGCGAAGATACATACTGTAGGTATGTAA